The genomic window CCACGAGGATGGTGGCGCCGTCGCCCTTGAGGGCCTCGACGAGCTCGGGGTGCGTCTGGGACAGGAGCGCGACGACGCGGGCCTCGTCACCGGGGGCGGCGAGGATCGTGTCGGCGGCGAGCTTGCGGGAGCCGTTGGAGGCGACGGTGGCGACGGTGGCGACCTTGACGCCGCCGGCGCGCACGCCCTTGCGCAGGCGCAGGAAGAGGGAACCGCACTCGTCCTCGGGCTCGAGGGCGACGAGGAGGACCTGGCCGGCCCTCTCGAGGCTGCGGTAGGTCACGGCGCCCAGGCCCGTGCCGGCGACGCGCTTGGCGAGGAAGGACTCCTCCTCGGCGCTGTGGTCGCGCACGCGCTGGTCGATGTCGTTGGTGCCGAGCACCGTTCGGGCGAAGCGGGACCAGGACCAGGCGTCCTCGAGGGTGAGTCGGCCGCCGGGCAGGAGGCCCACGCCGCCGTCGGCCTGGGCTCTGGCGAGGCCCTGGGCGGCGACGTCGAGGGCGTCCGACCAGGACGTCGGGACGAGCTCGCCGGACTCCTCGTCGCGCACGAGCGGCACGGTGAGGCGGTCCTCGAGGCTCGACCAGGCGAAGCCGAAGCGGTCCTTGTCGGTGATCCACTCCTCGTTGACCTCGGGGTCGTTGCCGGCCAGGCGGCGCAGCACGACGCCGCGGCGCATGTCGACGCGGATCGCGGAGCCGGAGGCGTCCTGCTCGGTGACCGAGTCGGTGGAGACGAGGTCCATCGGGCGGGCTCGGAAGCGGTAGCGGGCGCTGGTGAGGGCGCCGACGGGGCAGATCTGGATGATGTTGCCCGAGAAGTAGGAGGCGAAGGGACGGCCGGAGAGGTCGAGGTCCTCGCGCACGTCGCCGGCGACGGAGCCGGTCACGGTGCCGCCCGCGACACCCGCCTCGCCGGAGGGGCCGGCCAGGCCGGCCTCGGGGGCGAGGTAGTCGCCGCCGCGGATGGTCTGGGTGGAGATCCCGGCGATGCCCTCGGGGTCGAAGAAGTCGAGGACCGTGGAGTCGAAGCGGCCGATCTGCTCGCCGTAGAGGCCGCCGTCGACGTGGCCGCCGACGTGGCCGCCGCCGCGGCCCTGGAGCGCGATGAACGGGTCGCCGGCGATCTGGTCGGCGAAGCGCACGCAGCGCTGGCACAGGATGCAGCGGTCGCGGTCGAGGAGGATGTTGCTCGTCAGACGCAGGGGCTTGGGGAAGGTGCGCTTGACGTCGGTGAAGCGGGTGACGCTCTGGGCGCCCGAGGCCATGAGCTCGAGGGCCTGGTTCTGCAGGGGGCACTCGCCGCCCTTGTCGCACACGGGGCAGTCGAGCGGGTGGTTGATGAGCAGGAACTCCATCGTGCCGTCCTGCGCCTTGGCGGCGACGGGGCTGGTGGCCTGCGTCTTGATCTCCATCCCCTCCATGGCCGTCATGGCGCAGGAGGGCTGGGGCTTGGGCATGGGGCGGACGACGCCGTCGCGGCCCGGCATGGCCACCTCGACGAGGCACTGGCGGCAGTTGGCCGACGGCGCCAGGAGCGGGTGGTCGCAGAAGCGCGGGATCCGGACGCCGACCTTCTCCGCGGCGCGGATGAGGAGGGTGCCCTTCTCGACCTCGACGGGCATGCCGTCGATCGTCATGTTGACCATGTCAGTCATGTGTCACCGTGCGCTTTCAACGATGGAGGAGGCGGCGTGGGGGAAGAGCTCGGCGGCGGGGGTGGTGTACCCGGCCTCGAACTCGCTGCGGAAGCGCTTGATTCCGGAGCGCACCGGGGTGGCCGCGGCGTCGCCGAGGGCGCAGAAGGAGCGGCCGGCGATGTTGGAGGCGATGTCGTCGAGCTTGTCGACGTCCCCGGGCAGGCCCTTGCCGACCTCGAGGCGCTCCATGATCTGGCGCATCCAGTAGGTGCCCTCGCGGCAGGGGGTGCACTTGCCGCAGGACTCGTGCTGGTAGAACTCCGTCCACCGCGCCACGACGCGGACCACGGAGACGGTCTCGTCGAAGACCTGGAGGGCGCGGGTGCCGAGCATGGAGCCGGCGGCGCCGACGGACTCGTAGTCGAGGGGGACGTCGAGCTCCTCGGGGCCGAAGATCGGCACGGAGGAGCCTCCGGGGACCCAGAACTTGAGCTCGTGCCCGGGGCGCACGCCCCCGGCCATCTCGATGAGCTCGCGCATCGTGATGCCGAAGGGTGCCTCGAACTGGCCGGGGTTCACGACGTGTCCCGACACGGAGAAGATGCCGTGGCCCTTCGACTTCTCGGTGCCCATCGAGGAGTACCACTCGGCGCCGCGGGCGAGGACGCCGGGCACGGAGGCGATGGTCTCGACGTTGTTGACGACGGTCGGGCGGGCGTAGAGGCCCGCGACGGCCGGGAACGGGGGCTTGAGGCGCGGGTGGCCGCGGCGTCCCTCGAGGGAGTCGAGGAGCGCGGTCTCCTCACCGCAGATGTAGGCGCCGGCGCCGGCGTGCGCGGTGATGCGCAGCGGCTTGGTGCCGTCCAGGCCGAAGCCGGTGGAGAGCAGGCCGGCCTGCTCGGCCTCGGTGACGGCGTGGAGGAGGCGGCGGTAGACGTGGACGGCCTCGCCGCGCAGGAAGATGAAGGCGTGGTCGCCGCCGATGGCGCGCGAGGTGATCGC from Actinomyces radicidentis includes these protein-coding regions:
- the nuoF gene encoding NADH-quinone oxidoreductase subunit NuoF → MSENATDAEPQGPVFTAPGTLTPVLTDIWDKDRSWSLETYRANGGYQGLARAKEMSREDLVGLVKASNLRGRGGAGFPTGLKWSFLPPDDGQPRYLVVNADESEPGTCKDMPTIMFNPQALIEGVAITSRAIGGDHAFIFLRGEAVHVYRRLLHAVTEAEQAGLLSTGFGLDGTKPLRITAHAGAGAYICGEETALLDSLEGRRGHPRLKPPFPAVAGLYARPTVVNNVETIASVPGVLARGAEWYSSMGTEKSKGHGIFSVSGHVVNPGQFEAPFGITMRELIEMAGGVRPGHELKFWVPGGSSVPIFGPEELDVPLDYESVGAAGSMLGTRALQVFDETVSVVRVVARWTEFYQHESCGKCTPCREGTYWMRQIMERLEVGKGLPGDVDKLDDIASNIAGRSFCALGDAAATPVRSGIKRFRSEFEAGYTTPAAELFPHAASSIVESAR
- a CDS encoding NADH-quinone oxidoreductase subunit G; this translates as MTDMVNMTIDGMPVEVEKGTLLIRAAEKVGVRIPRFCDHPLLAPSANCRQCLVEVAMPGRDGVVRPMPKPQPSCAMTAMEGMEIKTQATSPVAAKAQDGTMEFLLINHPLDCPVCDKGGECPLQNQALELMASGAQSVTRFTDVKRTFPKPLRLTSNILLDRDRCILCQRCVRFADQIAGDPFIALQGRGGGHVGGHVDGGLYGEQIGRFDSTVLDFFDPEGIAGISTQTIRGGDYLAPEAGLAGPSGEAGVAGGTVTGSVAGDVREDLDLSGRPFASYFSGNIIQICPVGALTSARYRFRARPMDLVSTDSVTEQDASGSAIRVDMRRGVVLRRLAGNDPEVNEEWITDKDRFGFAWSSLEDRLTVPLVRDEESGELVPTSWSDALDVAAQGLARAQADGGVGLLPGGRLTLEDAWSWSRFARTVLGTNDIDQRVRDHSAEEESFLAKRVAGTGLGAVTYRSLERAGQVLLVALEPEDECGSLFLRLRKGVRAGGVKVATVATVASNGSRKLAADTILAAPGDEARVVALLSQTHPELVEALKGDGATILVGERAASVPGLLSVVDALATGTRARLAWVPRRSGERGGIEAGLLPSLLPGGRPVADAAARAEVQAAWGIETSGLHQRPALPATPGRDTTAILDALADGELGGLVVGGVDVRDFPDPGLARTALASSGFTVQLEVRRSEVSEHADVVLPVAPAVEKNGTFVNWEGRVRPFGQAHVSRARTDRQVLGVLAAEMGIDLGVDDLETLHSELAGLGLHTGARGEVSFTEAEAAGAETGDDVPETLSTVSGLDAVLTTHKPMLDAGRLQDGEAFLAATALRPIARLGADLAARLSVTPGEPVEVSTPTGSITLPAIVGGVADGTVWLPECSAGSTVHQTLGAGHGSHVSLSLALTNSSEVVR